In Juglans microcarpa x Juglans regia isolate MS1-56 chromosome 1S, Jm3101_v1.0, whole genome shotgun sequence, the genomic stretch ATGGGGTAAAGGGAAAATGTGTGGCTGTTGGTGGGCCTCAACCGCAGGTTTGTTCTCAAGTGGTCCAGTGGCCCAACTCGCAGGCCCAGGCTTCGAAACCTGCATGGAGACGTAGGGCTGCAAACAGCGAAGCCCCATCGTCGTCGTGTGGGCCTCATCCTCCACCGTTCGCGGTGGCTCAGGGGTTGATGTCGTTGTCTGGGGTGGTGGTGGGTTCGCCAGTGAGGTCTGGGGTGCCGGAGTTGGCGTCGGTAGGGATTACAGTTGTTGAGCCTAACCTATGTAATGTCGTGAGCTGCTCTTCATCGCCAAAAGCTACATAGAATCAGTCGTGTGATAAGTGGACGATGGTGTGGGATTGTCGGTGAGGTATGGGGTTGATGGGAGTGCGTCGGCAGAGTCTAGAGAAACAAATTCGGGTCTGTGCAGTGTTGTGAAGCACATTTCAGTGCCGTTAAGTGTCTTGCTAGACTCCACACCGGTACAGAAAGCTTCGCTGGTCACTGTTGATCATCATGATGAGTCGGTATAGCCACCCCGACGGGAGGAGGTTGAGGTTGGCGAGTTGGTAGAGGAGCTGGTTGAGGATGGGTCGATGAGTGATGATCTCCCATCGCCGTCGTGTGGGTTGTCATTGGAGATTGCACAATCCCAATCGTGTGTGGTGGTTGGAGGCCCAGGTATGCTCCCTGTGCAGGCAGTCTTGCAGGAGCGTGGCATCTCGTTTCAGGGGTCTACGCTAGGCACTATACCATTGGAGATGGTTGTTGTTGAGGAGACTAAGAagtgatttggattcagagatgggttgagatgatttgtgaatagtagaataaaagttgaattatttattatattttgtgtaggaatttaagaaagttgttttaagatttaaaaaagttgaattgtttattatattttgtgtgtgaatttgagaaagttgtaatgatgaaatgagatgagttgaggtagattttgaatgcaaacgaggcctaagtctAGGAATGAGTTCGAAGAATGTGGTTATGAAAATTTGGTGGTATCCAGTGGTGAACTAGATCTAGTATGTGGTTTGGAACTGGCTTTATTAGCTCCAGTTTGTCCTGGTGAGGAGGGGTCCGTTCTAACTCTTCTATGTACACTCCCTCCCAGCTCTAAATTTGGGTATTGTCCGTCAAattgggttttcaagaaggtaGAGGAGATTCAAGCTGTTATTGGGGTTTCTTTTGGAGGTTACGAAGAACAATTCAAGGCTCTTCTCGTAGCACTTGAAGCTAGCCATTCGAAATCAGCTTCAAAGCAGGATAGGAAACTTAGACAGCTAATTTgttccattaattatgatgtgAAGGAAGGGAGTGACGGAAGGGATAGATCGAAAAGGAGCAAAGTATGTtcttatgaagcctaagattttatcatggaatGTACGGGGACTCAATGATCGCAATAAATGCCTTCGTATCAAATCATTATTGCAGATGTGGAAGGGTAATGTTAtatgttttcaagaaacaaagttgcaaTTCATTGATAAAAGAATGGTGCGAAGTTTATGGGGGTGCTCACACGTGGGTCGGACTTATTTGGCTTCTTTGGGAGCCTCAGTGGAGTGTTactaatgtgggataaaagagtggttgaggCGATTGAGGAGTGTATTGAAGATTTCTCGGTTGcgactttattaaaaaatgtggcTGATGGATGGGAATGGACATTTGTAGGTTCTTATGGTCCTAACGTGGACGGGGATAGGAGAAGGTTATGGGAGGAGTTGGTGGGCCTATATTCCTTATGGGACGTGCTGTGGTGTATGGgaggtgattttaacattactcacTTTCCTAGCGAATAATCAGGGCTGTATCGAAATTTTGTGGCCATGGAGGAATTCTCCGAGTTCATCTTTTATTTGGATCTCATGGATCTCCCCCTGGTAGGGGACGAGTACACTTGGTCAAACGGGTGGGTTTGGTCGAGATTGAATAGATTCCTTGTCTCTCCTTCGTGGGAAGCCCACTATCCGGAAGTAAGTCAGAAACGGCTAGCTCGAGTAAGttcaaatcattttcctatccttttagattgtgggggtattcacAGGGGTCgccggtatttcaagtttgaaaacatatGGCTAACAGCAGAtgggtttgtagagatggtgcGTGCTTGGTGGTCATCATATCAGTTTATTGGTACTCcaagtttcattcttgcaggtaagTTGAAGGCTCTAAAGCAagacttgaagaagtggaacttggaagtttttggtcacattGACAATCAGAAGTCTACACTATTGGAGGAACTGCAAGAGCTAGAGGGTAAAGAATTATTGGGAGATACATCGAAGGAGGTGTTATTGAGGAAGGACATGATTATGACAAACTTGGAAAGGGTTTTGTTGTCAAATGAGATATTATGGCGTAAAAAATCTAGAGCCCTTTAGTTGAAAGAAAGTGATAGGTGCACGAAATTCTTTCATAAAGTGGTTAATTCACATCGATGTAACAATGCTATTAAGTCGCTTCAATTAGGCTCATAGGTGCTATCTTCTCCGACGGAGCTAGAAAATCATATTGTACATTATTATGAGACCATTTTCACATAATCGAGttcttggaggccgaagcttgatgcctTGCCTTTTGAGGCAATTGACTCGCAGAGTACGAGTGTTTTGGAGAGACCCTTcgttgaagaagaaatttacaaggtcatctctggtatggctaaggataaagcgccgggtccggatggtttttctatgggttactttcaaacttgttgggacattgtCAAATGTGATGTTATGCAAGTTTTTAGTGAATTTCACtcatttcaaaagtttgaaaaatcccttaatgcgACCTTTATTGCTCCAAGAAACACAAGGCTTCGACGATTGAGGACTTTCGTCCAATAAGCCTGGTTAGTAGcgtttataagattatttcaaaggttctTGCCAACCGGCTTAGTCTGGTGTTGAAACTTATTATTTCCAAGTCTCAGAACGCTTTTATTCatgagacaaattcttgattcagtaCTCgttgcaaatgagtgcttggattATAGACTACGAGAAGGAGGTTTAGGTGTTCtctgcaagcttgacatggataaggtatatgatcatgtaaactggGAATTCCTCTTATACCTGCTtgagaggtgtggctttggggataggtggatttcatggatgcgtcattgtatttcaaccgcCCGATTTTCAGTTCTAGTTAATGGCACACcagctggtttttttttatagttcgcAGGGATTGCGGCAaggagatcctctatctcctcttctatttgttatagttatggaggctctaagtaggatggtgcaggctgCTGTTGGGGGAGGGTACttatctggttttcaggtgggTAATGACTCTGGTGGCCCTATTATCATCTCACACCTTTTCGCAGATGATACTTTAGTCTTTTGTGAAGCAAATAATAGCCAGATCCAAACTCTACATGCAttgttactttgctttgaagcagtgtcagaTGGTTCCTGTGGGTGTTGTTTCTAATATCCTCAGTTTAGCAAGCCTTTTGAATTGTAAGGTGTCCTCTTTCCCTATAAAATATCTGGGTCTTCCGTTGGgtgcaactttcaagaatagagCTTATATAGGAAGGGTtgtggagaagatagagaaaatgttggctggttggaaacgggtgtatttatcaaaagggggccgCCTCCCCCTTTTTGGCTGGTTAAAGTACTCTCACTAACCTccccacatattttttatccttgttTCTTTTGCCTGTAAGAGTGGTGAACAGAATGGAGAAACTCTTTAGGGcattcttatggggaggcatgggggaggagaagaaatttcatctAGTTAGATGGAAGACAGTTTGTGCCTCAGTTGTGAATGGGGGGTTGAGCGTATGTAAGAACCTTTAACAGAGCtctattggggaaatggctttggagatatcacttAGAAAGAGGttcattgtggaaggaaattattgacACGAGATATGGTCTcgcttggggtggttggtgctctaaCGAAGTGAGAGGGGGTTATagtgtgggtttatggaagtttataaggaaggaGTGGCCAtgctttgcaaatcaaattcgcTTTGTAGTTGGGGAGGGCAATCGAATCAGTTTTTAACGagacgtgtggtgtggagatcatgcattggaaaTGGCTTTTCCGGCCCTATATCGTATAGCAGTTAATAGGGAGGCTTCGGTGGCGGATGTGTAGTTATTTTCTCATGGCtcgcatcagtggaatattctttttaataggaATTTTCATGACTAGGAATTATCTATTGTTTCAGACTTTTTCTCAGCCTGCTATATTCCAAGGGGACTCCTATAGCACAACGAGATAaattgaagtggaggtctaataatCACAAGATATGTACAGTTAAGGCGTATTATAACATCTTGACAACACAAGATCATACTCCGTTCCCTTGGAAGAAGATTTGGAGGTCTCACATGCCTtccaaagtagctttttttgtgtggaatgccgctcttgggaagatcttgactacggaaaacttgaggaagagaggatgtgtagtgatAGGTTTGTGTTActtgtgtaaaaagaatggaaaatctgtggaccatctcttatttcactgtgaggtaacaagggtgttgtgggatgagatctttcaaagggttgatgttgcttgggttatgcccatGAAGGtgatggatttgttgggttgttggagaaaGATACATGGATGTTATCAAGTGGCAACGGTATGGAAGATGTTTCCattgtgcatcatgtggtgtattttgACGGAAATGAATGTGCGCTGCTTTaaagataaggaacgcacatTGGCCGAGTTGAAGACTTTTGTGCTACACACcttaatgtgttggttttctgctattgtattgcatggggataatgttcatgatttattgtctttaatttatcgctcttagaatgtatttggGTGTCtttctgtatacttcctgtgtacatgggctaaacctatttcattcatatatataatatttatctcttacttatcaacaaaaaaaaaaaaaaaaagatataggcAGAAGATAACAAATGAGCATCAGGTTAGGTATACTTTATTAGTAGTCAAACTACAATCCTTCCACCGCAATCTAATCCATGTACTTAGGTTTTATAGGGTTTACAAAAGTTATATAGGCTTAAGAGAATCCTAGGACATAAATAACATTGACATCCTCATGttcacaataattttttcatctaggCAATCCTCATTTTCACAAAGTCAATAATACATCTGCCTCGAATAaacccccctccctctctcatgAGGTCCAACCCacagaaattataattagtcCCAAAAGTATTATTTAAGTaggaatatgtttttttttttttttataagtaagaatttttattaatccacgtaaaatggcaatgcccaagtacacaagaagtatacaagaaaaagcCTAGTTACAAACTACACGCTACGGAAAgtagcataaaagtcattaaagtTTCAGTAGGAATATATACTAGCTCAAAACAAAGTAGGGAGATATATTAGTCTCAGAAATCTCAGTTCAGTAGGAAAATATAACAAAAGCTATATTCCTCATACCTGCCCTTGAGATGAAGTATGGAGGAAGCTCTCCAATAGCAGTCCCAAGACCCCATAGAACAGCCTCAATCTGAACCTGTGGCAATATGCTGCTAAGTGGAACACGCAAACCATGTAATGATGGGAACAATGGGGGCCCGAATTCAGAGCAATCCTTATCAAGCCATGAAGGACCGTTTTTCAACTGAATAGTATCATAAGGGGCACTTTTTAAATCCACGCGTCCACACTGCATTGCTTTTATGGTGAACAGTGCAATATGGGGCCCCAAATAAAGGACAAAAGTATGCAAACCAGATCCTGAAGAAAAACAAACGGAATAAACATTGATTTTACAATTTCAGGGTTCATACATTACACAGGCCTGGTCAAGACATTTCAAACTAAGATGTTTCTAGAAAgaataatggaaaaaaatactTCCTCAAGTTATATACTACctacatattttcaaacaaatataaaaaaaccaatTCATTTTTTCCTAGTTCATAACATAATACCTATGATAACTAACAAAATTTGCCTCCTAAGATCAATTATTTACATGAGCACAAAACTCATCTGACCACTAACACACACGAccttcaagaattttttttccttaccaagCCCAATCGAAGATGCAACTCCAAGAGAAATCCACCATAGTCCAAACCGGATATATTTAGAAAGCTCCTCAACGTGCTGCAGAAACATGAGTCAACATCAATTTATCTGAGTGACAAAACAACATGAAGACAAATGccaagaaaagaataaaagctAAATAATCAACAATAAAATGCTAAAATTGAACTCAAATGGAATCCACCATCCTGTTCGCAGAAAGGGATAAACTTTAACCTTATTACAACCAAAAACCTTAAAATATTGCTAGGAAACTGATTACAGGTCAGaactataataattatatgcaaTTTAAGTTGGTAACGAGACATTTAGAACTAATAGCACATACAGGATGGTGTCAGGAAGTCAACATTTTAATCGCAACAGGGAGCTTTATAGTTCCCTGGGATACAAATGAGCCAGATATTCACAAATGGGATATGAACCACATTTAGGTGGTCTTTTTGACGTAAACATTTTTTATGGGGAACTTTTCAGCATTTTCTGATACTtggtttaagaataaagtattggCAAACAGAAAGTGATTTCCAAATCAAAGAAAGTTAACCCATTGTGGGTGCAACATGACTTCCTGAAACAGCaaaaaactttttttccttGGTCCATCTCTTTCCCTCCCAACTCGCCATATGGGGGTTGAGTCATCACAATGCACTGGATGGTGACAAGGCTGACCATGTACTTTGGTCTGCGTAAATTGCATTCATGCACTCACACACAAGAACATACTAGTCTCTCAACTCCTTGGTCAGTGCACTGACTTCAGTCTAGTCTTAGACGCAAGTGCAGTGGCAACATTTAACTGGATTTCCCCAACCAGGTCATCACCGTAGCCAGCAGACAGCAGCTCCTCATTGACAGGGAGAGATTATGCATGGAGGAAAAGGCAGTTTCCTAAAGAAAGGTGGAGCTTCTGCTTGGTGGCTCGGTTTCTAGTGGCCTTCTTGCTCTGAGATTAGGAGGCTTCATCCTCATAGTTGTTTTTGTTGTTATGGCTGGTTTTTTTACATCAAAGAAATAAGAGGATAAGAAGGTGGACAAGAGAGGGTTACAGAAGGTTGTATTTGTGTCAGAGAGAGGAGTGCAGGTGGAGGAGAACGATCTTCTGTACGGTACGAAAGTGTTTTTGACATCATttccaatatttttaaaaacatttaaaaaccAGCAATTTTCCCCAAAAATAGTTTCCACTGAAACGATTGGAAACTATTTTTGGGGCGGGAAACCTTTTGTGCAAAACAAGCATAGCCTTATAAATCCCTGcttattttcttgtaatatttgcctattaaaaaaaagggtatAGCCTTACAAAGATTCTGTCATCCACTCACAAACAATAATGTGCTACCAAAAAATGGAGCTGCTAAGATAAAGAAAAACCAACAGTAAAGCACAGGTAGTGCCCATTACAGTCTCCCCCTTTTGAAAAAGCTTTTCCCCCCAAAACTGCTCCCCTGCCCCCAACTCTCTAGACGAAGGGAAAAGCCTCCTCCCCcatctttaaatccaaaatcccctccttcctcttcccctttcTCCTCTATCTTTGGTCCTTCTCTcccattttttccatttttccccCTTTCTTCTTAGGTGTTTGCAAGCTAGATCTACTACTTTCAGACCACCACCAACCATTCAACCATTGCACCCCATATTGATGGAACCGTTGCCTCTCCACCTCCAAGCTCCATTGATCTGTGGTCCCTTTCAATTGATGTGTGGCTGTCGCATGCCATTGCTAATGCGTGTGACTATCATACTCTACCTCTGTACCTCTGTTTACGACATGCTCGGCCACTTTAAGACTAGGTTTTGGAATCTGAGCCCCTTTTGGCTGATCATTGGTTTGTTTTCcaacatttttcctttatttctttttcgtACCCCTTTTATccagaaggaaaaaaaacccCTAATTTCCCAGGTACCAGCATGAAACCCGACCTAGCGGCACCTCAAAGGAACTTCTTCCTTTGAGAGACAGCCTTATGTCATCTCTTTGCATGAAGAAGAAATTtgttcttactttttttttcctatgatAGTGAGAATAAGGGCGTGGAAAACTCTACCAGATGGTCTGAAGCAGTCAAATCCAATGCAACATTAGTTGTTGCGGTTATACACAGCACCGCAAACTCAGTAGGATTGCATAAAAAACCACCCTTTATGAAAGTTCCATCCTTGGTTCTGTTGAGAAACATGGATCTGGACCAAAATTTTGGCTCTATTgcccttcttttatttttaatttgatataatgTACTTGTTGTATGGGAAGTTTTTTAGGACTCTCTACCTCCTCGTTTtgtatacttatttttaataaattcaatgttactcattaaaaaaacaacGGTAATGCAAAAGCTAGATACCTTCTCATGAGGGCCATCAATGGCTATAACAAGAATTCCGATAGCCACTGCCACTGTGCTCAAAAGCATTAGCCATCCACCTTTTGCTAacagatataatagtgaccgcTTAACATATTGAACAATAGCCAAAATGAAAAACTTCAAAGTTTTTATAGGTTGTGCACTGAGTGTCAGATTTTCAACTTCCTGTAGATGCTGCCTCTCATGGAGTTCTGCAAAATTCAACAACTCTTATCAGCTAATAAATTCATGATAAATACCAATATTGGTCTTAGAAAATAACAAAGCAATATCTACTCTAAGAACAACAATTGTGGGGTTGggtggggggggaggggggggggggggggggggggttgggagGGGAGACAACAAAATCCATCCCCGTAACTAATTTCACCCCTAAGGAATAACTCATTCCATCGGCAAAGCTGCAAGGCATGGTAGATATACAACACATGGATCTCCAAGATGGAaactttaattgaaaaaaagttCGTAGAGAATCTCTCctatataatttgataaaatagttCCTAACACAATACCATTGCATATTACACACTCGTGAACCGGAAACCCACTGAAACGCGGATTTCCAAAGCGATGGAATTGCTTTTTGTTCACCAtcacggaaaaaaaaaagaaaaaagattgaaaaaaaaaataaagtaatataAATTTTGAGCATTTCGGTAATCAAAGTCCAAGTCACGTTTTGATCTAGGAATCAGCTCGAAACCTCTTCTGGGTATCACCCACTAATATTTACGCTAATTCGGATAGACAAAATTCTTACGGATCCAACAAATTTCAAACCTAAGTTTTTACAGCAAAATCTCCGACCTAATCCACATAAAGAAActgaataaaagaaaacaaaataggtttttttttttttttttgtttttggtaaaaTCAGCAGGCTAGAATATATGAAAGCAATGATTcgaaatacataaaaaaattcaaatatacagatcaaaagtaaaagtttcaaatcaaaAGAAGGAAACTTTAGAGAAAATCCAGTAGAAACGATAACAATCAAcaatgagaaaaataagaatCAGAATCGCCTGCCTGAGATCGCCACGTCGTCACGtcgagagggagaggaaggagATGATCGTGAACCCATTACTCTGACATGCCAGAATCGAAACACCCGATTCGGCTATATTAATATCTGAAAAAGGTGAAATAATTTCTGCAGGGGCGAggtctttttttctctttgtgcGTATGTGTATGATTGGTTGCAAAAAATGGGGGCATGAATCAATTGCCGGAATTCGAAATGCCAAACATATcggtttagaattttttttctctttctttctttctggtATTTGAAATATGCTAAACAAAATCAGGCAGAAGTCTAGAGGAGCTAAAAGAACAGAGAGGACTCAGGAGAGGAGTTTCCTTGGAGATCCGTCTCTGTAGATtttatcctctctctctttccctctctcccGTCGCTTGCaacgaaaacaaaaaatgaaatatatatttaaatttaagaaCGGGtgataaaaatagtaatttactttttttttgccCGGAAAGGTGAGACTAAATTACATTAACAACCCTAAGCTTATTCAATAATTtcagttaatattttttcttgaaaaatgctAATGgactttaaaaacatttaatacaTTCACtaacttttcacttttctttctttatgttTTATTCGTGAGAGGATACgcaagttttttataagttttttttgtgAGTATAGTTAgtattatccttttttttaccagatattttgataaaaaaaattttaaaaattagggACATGCTTTATAACAagaagaatatttattttttaataaataaataaataaagagaaaaaaaaattaattgtgataaaataaacaattttttccttcatttattgGAAAGACACAtccttcgattttttttttttttttttttttggtggaggTAAGTCTATCACTACAAATCCATATATACAGCAAAACattctttgggttttttttttttttttttttaaagtacatTCTTTGGCATTACTATTATAAAGTAAGAAATCAAAATTGTCTTCCAATCATGATCTCTAGACATCAATACCATTACAAGTCAAAGAGGGGAGGAGTAAGAGACGGAGATGGCACCTTCCTAGCTAGAAGTAGAAGATGTCCTTTTGGTACTTTAAAAGGATATTTGGAGTTTATAGTTTATGCATCTATTGAGAACGGaatgaataatttaaataaaaattaaaaaaattaatgtctCAGTAATTTAAATGAACGAGTTGGATACGTAGTGTTGTTGAAACATGAATTTTTCTTTAGATAGGGGAACaatttacaatttacaatttataatGTCAATATAGACATTCATTAAACTTTGGCTTACTATCATGATTCAGGCCTCAATTTTAGTTTTAGGcttttagcatatatatatatatatgaaaagatgaAATTACCCTTCATTTAAATGAGGGTCCAAATAAATGATTGTAGTAATGTGTTTTACCCTACTTTCTTAGATGGGATATAGTGTGGTTGAAacattaacttttttaatttacaaaaatgctttagttataaaagaaattttataaaaataaattcataaattaacgtaatttgatataatatgtctgattataaaattacttttattacaaaaaatatataataaatcaaataaaattacgtcaatttatgaatttacttttatacaaCTTTCTTGTGAGGATAACAcatctattttctttatatagGAGAACAATTTAGGATAGCTACTACTATAATTCAGACTTTAACTTGAATTCTTCTACCACCTCggcaaaatatcaattttagttTTAGGCTTTTAGCATATATatctatagagagagagagagagagatgaaattaCCCTTAATAATTGCAAGCTGATCACTTGGTTTGAATTATTAACGAGGGTACAACAAATTATCATTTGATGGTAGTTtcgagagggaaaaaaataaaaaaataaaaaatgcatttttccCTACTTTCTTAGATGGGACATCATCTATCGATCAAATCCacgtaataaattaataaaacaaaggGATTCCTTGTAAGTTATTATTTAGCTAGGAACATTTTTATATCATGTGGTTTTGAAAGCAAGATGGAGCTAATAATAAGATGCCTTGCAAGGGATCCCAACAGGCAACAGGAACAGAATATGCTTAATTCCAACATCCTACTCAACCAAACAAAATATCTAACGTTTAGAACAAGTTTCCACCTTTAAGCTGCATGCAGGTAAGGTTGATTTGAAGACACGCTTTCTGACATGATTATATCATTCTTTTTCGTTACTATTATTGGCTTTCTTTTCTGATTGCTAGCTAGCCGTTCTTCCCCAAGccggactatatatatatatatatagaagacaAACCAATCGACAGTGCCATGATCATGAGCATGGGttgggcatgcatgcatgatttatGACACTTTTTTCGACTAACTGCATGCATGCGAGACATGATTAATtcggtaacatttttttttttgaaaaatgataaaagatgTGTCATAATTTTCAGTTGCTTTGCTTATAAGTCAGCAGCTAGCGTTTTACATGTCCCTTTGATTGCAAATGCGTATGGGTTAAATCCCGCTTGATCACGAATATTGCTCAAAGTACAATCATGCAAATAAAGAAAAGCTAAACTGTTTTAGATAcataataataagtaatatatatgtatagaataatgatatacctacaatattttgtacaacacattgtacaacaatatgttaaataattagtatttttgtaaaatagcttataaaaataacataattttataaaaatactcctcatttaatatattgttgtacaatgtgttgtacaaattattatgaataaatcattttccatatatataaccCACCtcatgcatctatatatatatatatatatatattattgtaacTCTAAAACTCAGACAAAATAACGCTTCTTTCGATATATTGAGCAATAAGAAATATTGCTTGTTCTACACATAAATCATGC encodes the following:
- the LOC121246674 gene encoding vacuole membrane protein KMS1-like — encoded protein: MGSRSSPSSPSRRDDVAISELHERQHLQEVENLTLSAQPIKTLKFFILAIVQYVKRSLLYLLAKGGWLMLLSTVAVAIGILVIAIDGPHEKHVEELSKYIRFGLWWISLGVASSIGLGSGLHTFVLYLGPHIALFTIKAMQCGRVDLKSAPYDTIQLKNGPSWLDKDCSEFGPPLFPSLHGLRVPLSSILPQVQIEAVLWGLGTAIGELPPYFISRAASISGSKLEAMQELDASPTEGKGFIASRLNQIKHWLLSHSQHLNFFTILVLASVPNPLFDLAGIMCGQFGISFWKFFLATLIGKAIIKTHIQTVFVISVCNNQLLNWIENELIWLLSLIPGFASVLPGLVVKLNAVKAKYLTAPPPVASNIKVKKWDFSLASIWNTVVWLMLMNFLVKFVTATAQSYLKKQQENEVAASTNRSSTQIESIT